A window of the Halopseudomonas phragmitis genome harbors these coding sequences:
- a CDS encoding acetyl-CoA carboxylase biotin carboxylase subunit, translating to MIKKILIANRGEIAVRIVRACAEMGIRSVAVYSDADRYALHVKRADESYNIGSDPLAGYLNPRQLVNLAVETGCDALHPGYGFLSENAELAKICAERGIKFIGPSAEVISRMGDKTEARRSMIAAGVPVTPGTEGNLANLGEALSEAERIGYPVMLKATSGGGGRGIRRCNSRDELEQAWPRVISEATKAFGSADVFLEKCIVNPKHIEAQILADSHGNTVHLFERDCSIQRRNQKLIEIAPSPQLTPEQRAYIGDLAVRAAQAVGYENAGTVEFLLADGEVYFMEMNTRVQVEHTITEQITGIDIVREQIRIASGLPLSIKQSDIQHLGYAIQFRINAEDPKNNFLPSFGKITRYYAPGGPGVRVDTAIYTGYTIPPHYDSMCLKLIVWALSWDEALDRGLRALDDMRLQGVKTTTAYYQEILRNPEFRSGVFNTSFVENHPELTQYSIKRKPEELALAIATAIAAHAGL from the coding sequence GTGATCAAGAAAATCCTGATCGCCAACCGGGGCGAAATTGCCGTACGCATTGTCCGCGCCTGCGCGGAGATGGGCATTCGCTCGGTCGCGGTGTACTCCGACGCCGACCGTTATGCCCTGCACGTCAAACGGGCCGATGAGTCCTACAACATCGGCAGCGACCCGTTGGCCGGTTACCTGAACCCCCGGCAACTGGTCAATCTGGCCGTTGAAACCGGCTGTGATGCTCTGCACCCGGGCTATGGCTTCCTGTCGGAAAACGCTGAACTGGCAAAGATCTGCGCCGAACGCGGGATCAAGTTCATTGGCCCAAGCGCTGAGGTCATCAGCCGCATGGGTGACAAGACCGAAGCCCGGCGCAGCATGATCGCCGCCGGAGTACCGGTCACCCCCGGTACCGAAGGCAATCTGGCCAACCTCGGCGAAGCTTTGAGCGAAGCCGAGCGCATCGGCTATCCAGTCATGCTCAAGGCCACCTCCGGCGGCGGTGGCCGGGGCATCCGTCGCTGCAACTCGCGCGACGAACTGGAACAGGCCTGGCCACGGGTGATTTCCGAAGCAACCAAGGCGTTTGGCTCTGCCGACGTATTTCTGGAAAAGTGCATCGTCAATCCCAAGCACATTGAAGCGCAGATTCTGGCCGACAGCCACGGCAATACCGTGCACCTGTTCGAACGTGACTGCTCGATCCAGCGGCGCAACCAGAAACTGATCGAGATCGCCCCCAGCCCGCAACTGACTCCCGAGCAGCGCGCCTATATTGGCGATCTGGCGGTACGCGCGGCCCAGGCGGTCGGCTATGAGAACGCCGGCACTGTGGAGTTCCTGCTCGCCGATGGCGAGGTGTACTTCATGGAAATGAATACCCGGGTCCAGGTCGAGCACACCATTACCGAGCAAATCACCGGTATCGATATCGTTCGCGAACAGATCCGCATCGCCTCCGGCCTGCCGCTATCGATCAAGCAGAGCGATATCCAGCACCTGGGTTACGCCATCCAGTTCCGGATCAACGCCGAGGACCCGAAGAACAACTTCCTGCCCAGCTTCGGCAAGATCACCCGCTATTACGCCCCGGGCGGCCCCGGGGTCCGGGTCGATACCGCGATTTATACCGGCTACACCATTCCACCCCACTACGATTCGATGTGTCTGAAGCTGATCGTTTGGGCCCTGAGCTGGGACGAAGCCCTGGACCGCGGCCTGCGTGCGCTGGACGACATGCGTCTGCAAGGGGTCAAGACCACCACCGCCTACTATCAGGAAATTCTGCGCAATCCGGAGTTTCGCAGCGGGGTGTTCAACACCAGTTTCGTCGAGAACCATCCGGAACTGACCCAGTATTCGATCAAACGCAAACCGGAAGAGCTGGCGCTGGCGATTGCCACCGCGATCGCCGCCCACGCCGGACTATGA
- a CDS encoding LysR family transcriptional regulator: MRKSLLRMTLRQLQVFQAVCSSQSYSRAAEDMALTQPAVSQQIRQLEEQVGAPLFEYVGKKLYLTEAAVSLLAASEDIFNRLDSLDMQLSSLQGSLRGELRLAVVSSIQYLTPHLLAAFRQRYPEVVFRLEVTRRSQVIQRLQDNRDDVVLMALVPEDRALEFFPFLNNPIIAVAHPGHPLAGQAELALTALEQQVVLEREQGSGTRKAVDEFFQQKRVHLQQLMQMGSGESMVHGALAGLGVALVSEHAAAPYLRSGELVRLDFSELPLYRSWCAVHARGKRLSPVAEAFLAFLREERVQVRTLAERFVAG; this comes from the coding sequence ATGCGCAAGTCCTTGCTCCGCATGACCCTGCGGCAGTTGCAGGTGTTCCAGGCGGTGTGCTCCAGTCAGTCCTACAGCCGGGCGGCCGAGGACATGGCGCTGACCCAGCCTGCGGTCAGCCAGCAGATCCGTCAGTTGGAAGAGCAGGTCGGCGCACCACTGTTTGAATATGTTGGCAAAAAGCTTTATCTGACCGAGGCGGCCGTTAGCCTGCTGGCGGCCAGCGAGGATATCTTCAATCGTCTGGATAGCCTCGACATGCAGTTGTCGAGCCTGCAGGGCAGCCTGCGCGGTGAGCTGCGGCTGGCGGTGGTCAGCAGTATCCAGTACCTGACACCGCATCTGCTGGCGGCCTTTCGCCAACGTTATCCGGAGGTGGTTTTTCGTCTGGAGGTGACCCGCCGATCGCAGGTGATCCAGCGCTTGCAGGACAATCGCGATGATGTGGTGCTGATGGCGCTGGTGCCGGAAGACCGGGCGCTGGAGTTCTTTCCGTTTCTGAACAACCCGATCATCGCCGTGGCCCATCCCGGCCATCCACTGGCCGGGCAGGCGGAGTTGGCGTTGACGGCACTGGAACAGCAGGTGGTGCTCGAGCGTGAGCAGGGCTCAGGGACGCGCAAGGCGGTCGATGAATTTTTCCAGCAGAAACGAGTGCATCTGCAGCAATTAATGCAGATGGGTTCGGGCGAAAGCATGGTACACGGCGCACTGGCCGGCCTGGGAGTGGCGCTGGTCAGTGAGCACGCGGCGGCGCCTTACCTGCGCAGTGGCGAACTGGTCCGGCTGGACTTCAGCGAGTTGCCGCTGTACCGCAGCTGGTGCGCGGTGCATGCCCGCGGCAAGCGGCTGAGCCCGGTGGCTGAGGCCTTCCTGGCATTCCTGCGCGAAGAGCGGGTCCAGGTGCGGACCCTGGCCGAGCGCTTTGTTGCTGGCTGA
- a CDS encoding sugar diacid recognition domain-containing protein produces MIELDAGLAQDIVDRAMAILPYNINVMDTRGLIIGSGDRQRLHTRHEGAQLVLSNQRVVELDAQAAACLQGVRPGVNLPLFNAGQLVGVLGITGDPEEVRPFAELVRMTAEMLVEQRALQAERQWQEQQLQRWLSELLDSDYPLPALASELERLELTLHWPLQAALICLDERADAAHQLRERTGPLLLPLGRRQLLWLRPPQEPAADQAWLAQAERRAWPVTRLLVAEPVEQLAELREACQALGTLRDYADVAQAARLLYLADQQVLVLLYAQRRSWLVQRLLAPVRALRQADGQGVLEATLRDWLECGAQSQLCAQRLGIHRNTLRYRLERISRVTGLELFQAEPRQRLSLALALLQGVDHD; encoded by the coding sequence ATGATCGAACTCGACGCCGGCCTGGCCCAGGATATTGTTGATCGGGCCATGGCCATCCTGCCTTACAACATCAACGTGATGGATACGCGCGGGCTGATTATTGGCAGCGGAGATCGCCAGCGTCTGCATACCCGTCACGAGGGCGCCCAACTGGTTCTCAGCAACCAGCGGGTGGTAGAGCTCGATGCCCAGGCTGCCGCCTGCCTGCAGGGCGTGCGGCCGGGCGTCAACCTGCCGTTGTTCAACGCCGGGCAACTGGTGGGCGTGCTCGGGATCACCGGTGATCCCGAGGAAGTTCGACCGTTCGCCGAGCTGGTGCGCATGACGGCGGAAATGCTGGTGGAACAGCGTGCCTTGCAGGCCGAGCGGCAGTGGCAAGAGCAGCAATTGCAGCGCTGGCTGTCTGAACTGCTGGACAGCGATTACCCGCTACCGGCGCTTGCCAGTGAACTGGAGCGCCTGGAGTTGACCTTGCACTGGCCGTTGCAGGCCGCGCTGATCTGTCTGGATGAGCGTGCCGACGCTGCCCATCAGTTGCGCGAGCGGACCGGGCCACTGCTGTTGCCGCTGGGTCGCCGTCAGTTGCTGTGGTTGCGTCCGCCCCAGGAGCCTGCGGCCGATCAGGCCTGGCTGGCGCAGGCCGAGCGGCGCGCCTGGCCAGTAACCCGGCTATTGGTCGCCGAGCCGGTCGAACAACTGGCCGAATTGCGCGAAGCCTGTCAGGCGCTCGGTACTCTGCGCGACTATGCTGACGTGGCACAGGCTGCGCGGCTGCTGTATCTGGCCGACCAACAGGTGCTGGTATTGCTTTATGCCCAGCGTCGCAGTTGGTTGGTTCAGCGTCTGCTGGCGCCGGTGCGGGCGCTGCGCCAGGCCGATGGCCAGGGCGTGCTGGAAGCGACCCTGCGTGACTGGCTTGAATGCGGTGCCCAGAGCCAACTGTGTGCCCAACGTCTGGGGATTCATCGCAACACCCTGCGCTATCGGCTGGAGCGCATCAGCCGGGTGACCGGGCTGGAGCTGTTCCAGGCCGAGCCACGGCAGCGGCTGAGCCTGGCGCTGGCCTTGTTGCAGGGGGTGGATCACGACTGA
- a CDS encoding GntP family permease gives MGLVLILVVLIAFIVLATTRLKLHPFLALLGAALLAGFAYQVPAVDIVKHITSGFGGILGYIGIVIALGTIIGVILERSGAAITMAETVIRLLGERFPTLTMSIIGYLVSVPVFCDSGYVILNSLKNALAARMKISVIAMSVALATGLYATHTFVPPTPGPIAAAGNLGLESSLGLVILVGLLVSFITALAGMWWANRFIGKDIALEDDGAPLLASEDYEQMRARYGTLPSATQAFAPIFVPIALICLGTIAGLPGKPFGEGWLFTVLSFLGQPVMALAVGLGLACSLLKADNKRQEFHDRVVEGIQSAAPILLITGAGGAFGAVLRATPLGDYLGETLSTLGIGLFMPFLVAAALKSAQGSTTVALVTTSALVAPLLGQLGLDSDMGRVLTVMAIGAGSMTVSHANDSFFWVVTQFSRMNVATAYKAQTMATLVQGLAGILTVWLLSLVLL, from the coding sequence ATGGGCCTGGTTCTGATTCTGGTCGTACTGATCGCGTTCATTGTTCTGGCGACGACTCGCCTCAAGCTGCACCCTTTCCTCGCCCTGCTCGGCGCCGCGCTGCTGGCCGGTTTTGCCTATCAGGTGCCGGCGGTGGATATCGTCAAGCACATCACCAGCGGTTTTGGCGGCATTCTCGGTTACATCGGTATCGTCATTGCCCTGGGCACCATCATCGGGGTGATCCTTGAGCGCAGCGGCGCGGCGATCACCATGGCTGAAACCGTGATCCGCCTGCTGGGTGAGCGCTTTCCAACCCTGACCATGTCGATCATCGGCTATCTGGTCTCGGTGCCGGTGTTCTGCGACTCCGGCTATGTGATTCTCAACTCGCTGAAGAATGCCCTGGCCGCGCGCATGAAAATCTCGGTGATCGCCATGAGCGTCGCGCTGGCCACTGGGCTGTACGCCACCCACACCTTTGTTCCGCCGACCCCGGGGCCGATTGCGGCCGCCGGCAATCTGGGCCTGGAGTCCAGCCTCGGGCTGGTGATTCTGGTTGGTCTGCTGGTGTCCTTCATTACCGCTCTGGCCGGGATGTGGTGGGCCAACCGCTTTATTGGCAAGGACATTGCGCTGGAAGACGACGGTGCGCCACTGCTGGCCAGCGAGGATTACGAACAGATGCGCGCCCGCTACGGCACCCTGCCCAGCGCCACCCAGGCCTTTGCACCGATCTTCGTGCCGATTGCCCTGATCTGTCTGGGGACTATCGCCGGTCTGCCGGGCAAGCCCTTTGGCGAAGGCTGGCTGTTCACCGTGCTGAGTTTCCTCGGCCAGCCGGTCATGGCGCTCGCAGTGGGCCTGGGGCTGGCCTGTAGCTTATTGAAAGCGGACAACAAGCGTCAGGAGTTCCATGACCGGGTGGTTGAAGGCATTCAGTCTGCCGCGCCGATCCTGCTGATCACCGGCGCGGGTGGCGCCTTTGGTGCGGTCCTGCGGGCCACGCCGCTGGGTGACTATTTGGGAGAAACCCTGTCGACCCTGGGGATTGGCCTGTTCATGCCGTTCCTGGTGGCGGCCGCGCTGAAGTCGGCTCAGGGCTCGACCACGGTGGCGCTGGTCACCACCTCGGCGCTGGTGGCGCCGCTGCTTGGCCAGCTCGGGCTGGACAGCGATATGGGGCGGGTTCTGACAGTGATGGCCATTGGTGCAGGCTCGATGACCGTGTCGCACGCCAATGACAGCTTCTTCTGGGTGGTTACTCAGTTCAGCCGCATGAATGTGGCCACCGCCTACAAGGCCCAGACCATGGCCACGCTGGTCCAGGGGCTGGCTGGTATCCTTACTGTCTGGCTGTTGAGTCTGGTACTGCTGTAA
- a CDS encoding glycerate kinase: MKLVIAPDSFKESLSAPQVAKAIAAGWREVYPQADIRLCPMADGGEGTVDALLAASGGERRSVTVQGPLGEPVEAHWGWLGDGRAVIEMAAASGLHWVPLARRDATRTSSFGTGELIGAALDAGATRIILGLGGSATNDAGAGLLQALGARLLDAAGRSLAPGGAALANVQRIDLSGLDPRLATARIEVAADVDNPLCGPRGASQVFGPQKGAIAAQVELLDRALGHFADVMAQTLGRDERDVPGVGAAGGLGFAARAVLAASFRPGVELVAELSGLAEAVQGADLVITGEGRLDGQTLHGKTPAGVARIARAAGVPVIALAGSLGEGYQRLYEIGIDAAFSLTPGPMALENALDAAAQQLQARSVDIARLWRLARR; the protein is encoded by the coding sequence ATGAAACTGGTTATCGCCCCCGATTCATTCAAGGAAAGCCTCAGCGCCCCACAGGTGGCCAAGGCCATTGCTGCCGGCTGGCGCGAGGTTTATCCCCAGGCCGACATTCGCCTGTGTCCGATGGCCGACGGTGGCGAAGGCACGGTTGATGCGCTGCTGGCCGCCAGCGGTGGCGAACGCCGCAGTGTGACTGTTCAGGGACCGCTGGGTGAGCCGGTAGAGGCTCATTGGGGCTGGCTGGGCGATGGTCGGGCCGTGATCGAAATGGCTGCCGCCAGTGGTTTGCACTGGGTGCCGCTGGCGCGTCGCGATGCTACCCGCACCAGCAGTTTTGGCACCGGTGAACTAATAGGCGCAGCGCTGGATGCCGGGGCGACGCGGATTATCCTGGGGCTGGGTGGCAGTGCCACCAATGATGCCGGGGCCGGCCTGCTCCAGGCTCTGGGCGCACGGCTGCTGGATGCCGCCGGCCGATCACTGGCGCCGGGTGGTGCGGCGCTGGCCAACGTGCAGCGGATTGATCTGAGTGGCCTGGATCCGCGTCTGGCCACTGCGCGCATCGAAGTGGCTGCCGATGTCGATAATCCCCTGTGCGGACCGCGCGGGGCTTCGCAGGTGTTCGGCCCGCAAAAAGGTGCGATTGCCGCTCAGGTCGAGCTGCTTGACCGGGCGCTGGGGCATTTTGCCGACGTCATGGCCCAGACTCTGGGCCGTGATGAGCGCGATGTACCGGGGGTAGGCGCGGCAGGTGGCTTGGGGTTTGCCGCACGGGCGGTTCTGGCAGCCAGCTTCCGCCCGGGGGTTGAACTGGTTGCCGAGTTGTCCGGTCTGGCCGAAGCGGTGCAGGGCGCCGATCTGGTGATCACCGGCGAAGGCCGGCTCGATGGCCAGACCCTGCACGGCAAGACCCCGGCCGGGGTGGCCAGGATCGCGCGTGCTGCCGGGGTTCCGGTGATCGCCCTGGCCGGCAGTCTCGGTGAAGGTTATCAGCGCCTGTACGAGATTGGCATCGATGCCGCCTTCAGCCTGACTCCGGGGCCCATGGCGCTGGAGAACGCGCTGGACGCTGCGGCGCAGCAACTTCAGGCCCGGAGTGTGGATATTGCCCGGCTGTGGCGGTTGGCCAGGCGCTGA
- the dksA gene encoding RNA polymerase-binding protein DksA yields the protein MKNTPLTAETLLREPAQNYMNEAQQSFFRELLLSQKYELQERIDNEFRDLREYQPESDPADIGSSEEQRQWQLRMLEREKKLLDKIDQALERLARGEYGWCEETGEPIGLQRLLLRPTATLCIEAKERQELREKHQRER from the coding sequence CCCTTACCGCCGAAACACTGCTGCGCGAGCCCGCGCAGAACTACATGAATGAAGCCCAGCAAAGCTTCTTCCGGGAATTGCTGCTAAGCCAAAAATATGAGCTGCAGGAAAGGATCGACAACGAATTCCGCGACCTGCGCGAATACCAGCCGGAAAGTGATCCGGCCGATATCGGCAGTAGCGAAGAACAGCGCCAGTGGCAGTTGCGCATGCTGGAGCGGGAAAAGAAGCTGCTGGACAAGATTGACCAAGCGCTTGAGCGCCTGGCTCGGGGTGAGTACGGCTGGTGCGAGGAAACCGGTGAACCCATTGGCCTGCAGCGCTTGCTACTGCGCCCCACCGCCACCCTGTGCATTGAAGCCAAGGAGCGGCAGGAGCTCAGGGAAAAGCATCAGCGCGAGCGCTGA